One segment of Candidatus Hydrogenedentota bacterium DNA contains the following:
- a CDS encoding response regulator: protein MSARSDRPLVMVVDDTAENLKLLDGILEGGHHEVRLFSSGAMMLRAAEKDPPDLVLLDILMPEMDGYEVCRRMRAEEALHDVPVLFLSALSDVKSKVRAFEAGGVDYVTKPFQMEEVTARVKTHLLLRRTIRELDEHRRDLERIVREKVRELSDSQLGTITALSKLAESRDDESGYHVERTQAFCRILCEHLIRSSRHRDGMTEDFVRNVCGASVLHDVGKVAIPDKILMKPGRLTPHEYEAVKNHAHIGAQTLEAARRQDPRNAFLSVGAAIARSHHERWNGGGYPDGLKGERIPLSARIMAVSDVYDALRSRRPYKQAMPHDEVAGMIRAGAGTDFDPAVVAAFLDAEGEFEMTYEEYSRRTGPGSTTRRERIF, encoded by the coding sequence ATGTCTGCCCGGAGCGACAGGCCCTTGGTCATGGTCGTGGATGACACGGCGGAGAACCTGAAGCTTCTTGACGGCATTCTGGAGGGCGGGCACCATGAGGTGCGCCTGTTCTCCTCCGGGGCCATGATGCTCAGGGCCGCCGAAAAGGATCCGCCCGACCTGGTGCTGCTGGACATCCTCATGCCGGAAATGGACGGGTATGAGGTGTGCCGCAGGATGCGGGCGGAGGAGGCGCTGCACGACGTGCCGGTGCTTTTCCTCAGCGCCCTCTCCGATGTGAAGAGCAAGGTCAGGGCCTTCGAGGCGGGCGGCGTGGACTATGTGACGAAGCCGTTCCAGATGGAGGAGGTGACCGCCCGGGTGAAAACGCACCTGCTGCTCCGCAGGACCATCCGGGAGCTGGACGAGCACCGCCGGGACCTGGAGCGGATCGTGCGGGAGAAGGTGCGCGAGCTGTCCGACTCGCAACTTGGCACGATCACCGCCCTCTCCAAACTGGCGGAGTCGCGGGACGACGAGTCGGGCTACCATGTGGAACGGACGCAGGCCTTCTGCAGAATCCTCTGCGAACACCTGATCCGGTCGTCCCGCCACCGCGACGGCATGACCGAGGACTTCGTCCGGAACGTGTGCGGCGCGTCGGTCCTGCACGACGTGGGCAAGGTGGCCATTCCGGACAAGATTCTCATGAAGCCGGGCCGCCTCACGCCGCATGAGTACGAGGCGGTCAAGAACCACGCCCACATCGGCGCGCAGACGCTGGAGGCCGCCCGCCGCCAGGACCCCCGCAACGCCTTCCTCAGCGTGGGGGCCGCCATCGCGCGGTCGCACCACGAGCGCTGGAACGGCGGCGGCTACCCCGACGGGCTCAAGGGGGAACGCATCCCCCTGAGCGCGCGGATCATGGCCGTTTCGGACGTGTACGACGCTCTGCGCAGCCGCCGCCCCTACAAGCAGGCCATGCCCCATGATGAGGTGGCCGGCATGATCCGCGCGGGCGCGGGCACCGACTTTGACCCCGCGGTGGTGGCCGCCTTCCTGGATGCGGAGGGGGAGTTCGAGATGACCTACGAGGAATACTCCCGCCGGACGGGCCCAGGCTCCACCACGCGCCGCGAGAGGATCTTCTAG
- the dmeF gene encoding CDF family Co(II)/Ni(II) efflux transporter DmeF has translation MTSPSPRHSHDFGQDRRLPGERRTVVVAAITTLTMAVEIAAGLAFGSMALLADGLHMGSHAAALGIAVFAYVYARRHARDPRFNFGTGKVNALGGFTGAVLLALFALLMAWESAKRLLFPVSIAFDKAILVAVVGLLVNGVSVVILGRGDGHSHGHPHEHEHDHHHHHHDHNLRSAYLHVLADALTSVFAILALLSGKYLGWSWMDPVMGVIGAVMVAVWSRGLLLATARVLLDMRVSDELLDRLREHLEADPDTRVTDLHVWEVGPGRHAAMASLAAAVPRAASHYHALIPPGLGIVHATIEVDAAGG, from the coding sequence ATGACATCCCCCTCCCCGCGGCATTCCCACGATTTCGGCCAGGACCGCCGGCTTCCCGGCGAGCGCCGGACCGTGGTGGTGGCGGCGATCACGACGCTGACGATGGCCGTCGAGATCGCCGCCGGGCTGGCCTTCGGGTCCATGGCCCTGCTGGCCGACGGGCTCCACATGGGGTCCCACGCGGCGGCCCTGGGCATCGCCGTCTTTGCCTACGTCTACGCGCGGCGGCACGCCCGCGACCCCCGGTTCAATTTCGGCACGGGCAAGGTGAACGCCCTGGGCGGCTTCACCGGCGCCGTGCTGCTCGCGCTCTTCGCCCTGCTCATGGCCTGGGAAAGCGCCAAGCGCCTGCTGTTCCCCGTTTCCATCGCCTTCGACAAGGCCATCCTGGTGGCGGTCGTCGGGCTCCTGGTCAACGGCGTGTCCGTGGTCATTCTGGGCCGCGGCGACGGGCACTCCCACGGCCACCCCCATGAACATGAACATGACCATCACCACCATCATCACGACCACAACCTCCGCTCCGCCTACCTGCACGTGCTGGCGGACGCCCTAACCTCGGTCTTCGCCATTCTGGCGCTGCTGTCGGGAAAGTATCTGGGATGGAGCTGGATGGACCCTGTCATGGGGGTCATCGGGGCGGTCATGGTGGCCGTGTGGTCCCGGGGGCTGCTCCTGGCGACCGCGCGGGTGCTGCTTGACATGCGCGTCTCCGACGAACTGCTGGACCGGCTGCGGGAACATCTGGAGGCGGACCCGGACACCCGGGTCACCGACCTGCATGTGTGGGAGGTCGGCCCGGGCAGGCATGCCGCCATGGCATCCCTTGCCGCCGCCGTTCCCCGGGCGGCGTCGCATTACCACGCGCTCATTCCGCCGGGACTGGGCATCGTCCATGCGACCATCGAGGTGGATGCCGCAGGGGGGTAA
- a CDS encoding alpha/beta hydrolase yields the protein MILSAFVWLLAAALLLLLAGAAYSVLLAGACPEVVRSNEICHVTTPDLWKLRVCRFRKPGSRGEPVLFVHGLNANQNNFLNPAGANGNLVDFLAARGYDCWTVDLRTTHTAQPAPGRSVHDATVDDYAAYDIPAVLEHICRVTGWDRVHYVGHSLGGFLLYAYDLHTGGRRLASAVTLGSPVDFAKANDLVPPPLKRLVEVAPWTSGELLRLALPFARRFSRFVQFLPVNPANLPKDMDLRDFYTMLDDPSRGVHRQVFSWAEAGEVVMHKGKLRLSERLPKLNTPLLAAFAPLDPFINGEEGRALFDRIEMEDKKLLLCGRDAGCLIDYSHCDLAFGVNAAAEVFGPVAEWIAAHPITPRPAFADLPEEEPAPEPEAAPEPAPEDELPEAAPAPEAAPASDAAPAAKPEASAAPEEEDAGEPVKKAPAKRKAAPRRKAAPAQNPTDGEAEKTEEGEQE from the coding sequence ATGATCCTTTCCGCGTTCGTGTGGCTGCTGGCGGCGGCGCTCCTGCTGCTGCTGGCCGGGGCTGCCTACTCCGTCCTCCTCGCGGGCGCGTGCCCGGAGGTCGTCCGGTCGAACGAAATATGCCACGTCACCACGCCGGACCTGTGGAAGCTGCGCGTGTGCCGGTTCCGGAAGCCCGGCAGCCGCGGCGAGCCCGTCCTCTTCGTCCACGGGCTCAACGCGAACCAGAACAACTTCCTGAACCCCGCGGGGGCCAACGGCAACCTCGTGGATTTCCTCGCCGCGCGCGGCTACGACTGCTGGACCGTGGACCTGCGCACGACGCACACGGCCCAGCCCGCGCCGGGCAGGTCGGTCCACGACGCCACGGTGGACGACTACGCCGCCTACGACATCCCGGCGGTGCTGGAGCACATCTGCCGCGTGACGGGGTGGGACAGGGTCCACTATGTGGGCCACTCCCTCGGCGGGTTCCTCCTCTACGCCTACGACCTGCACACCGGCGGCAGGCGCCTCGCCTCGGCCGTCACCCTGGGCTCCCCCGTGGACTTCGCCAAGGCGAACGACCTGGTGCCGCCGCCCCTCAAACGGCTGGTGGAGGTCGCGCCGTGGACCTCCGGCGAGCTGCTCCGGCTGGCCCTTCCCTTCGCCCGCAGGTTCAGCCGCTTCGTCCAGTTTCTGCCCGTCAACCCGGCCAACCTCCCCAAGGACATGGACCTCCGGGACTTCTACACCATGCTCGACGACCCCTCGCGCGGCGTCCACCGCCAGGTCTTCAGCTGGGCCGAGGCGGGCGAGGTGGTGATGCACAAGGGGAAGCTGCGGCTCTCGGAGCGGCTGCCGAAACTGAACACCCCGCTGCTGGCGGCCTTCGCCCCCCTCGACCCCTTCATCAACGGCGAGGAGGGGCGCGCCCTCTTTGACCGCATTGAAATGGAGGACAAGAAGCTGCTGCTCTGCGGCCGCGACGCCGGGTGCCTCATTGACTACAGCCACTGCGACCTCGCCTTCGGCGTGAACGCCGCCGCGGAGGTCTTCGGCCCCGTCGCCGAGTGGATCGCCGCGCACCCCATCACGCCGCGTCCGGCCTTCGCCGACCTCCCGGAGGAAGAGCCCGCCCCCGAACCGGAGGCGGCGCCGGAGCCGGCCCCCGAAGACGAACTCCCCGAGGCGGCGCCGGCCCCCGAGGCGGCCCCGGCGTCCGACGCGGCACCTGCCGCAAAACCGGAAGCGTCCGCCGCCCCGGAAGAGGAAGATGCCGGGGAGCCGGTGAAGAAGGCCCCCGCAAAACGAAAGGCCGCCCCGCGCCGCAAGGCCGCCCCGGCACAGAACCCAACGGACGGCGAAGCCGAAAAGACCGAAGAAGGAGAGCAGGAATGA
- the uvrC gene encoding excinuclease ABC subunit UvrC: MTREQDKEAGGFVYDAAAVPAQPGCYLMKDAAGRVIYVGKAKSLRARLRGYFNETDGRPTVRFLLRRLAAVEFMVTASEKEALLLEDSLVKAHRPKYNIRLKDDKTFLSLRLDPRERFPRITVVRKVRRDGARYFGPYHDSKAARQMLRQLGRIFPLRTCSDHVLENRARPCIYHDMGRCAAPCTGLIAPEAYAELAAQAVLALEGRGAELERRLLADIRRLAAELRFEEAAALRDRLAGLRGTLEKQRAVGGDDDRDVFGVHARDRFAEVYALFYRGGRLLGGKAWSFERHDLPLDGLLGSFLWQYYATAPVIPREVLVPLPLEGAGALAELLAERRGGAVRVLRPQRGDKAALVDLASRNARQSFEEKRLAESAARDTLELIRDTLHLPRAPRRIECFDISTHQGDKTVGSMAVFEDAAPAPARRRRFIVRTVEGQDDFGALREVLTRRYTRALAEDDLPDLVLIDGGRGQLAVAKTVLDDLGLPDLPCASIAKSRPEDGARSPERFFLPNRSNPVVPPQNGPVVRTLARLRDEAHRIAITHHRARRKKEALTGELLRIPGIGPKRLRALLAALGSLSGVRAASPEQLAAVPGLNEKLARQVWEWLQQTGVGGVPRADAPEKGDPS, translated from the coding sequence ATGACCCGGGAACAGGACAAAGAGGCCGGCGGCTTTGTGTATGACGCCGCCGCCGTGCCCGCGCAGCCGGGCTGCTACCTGATGAAGGACGCGGCGGGCCGCGTGATCTACGTGGGCAAGGCAAAGAGCCTGCGCGCGCGCCTGCGCGGCTATTTCAACGAGACGGACGGGCGGCCCACCGTGCGCTTTCTCCTGCGCCGCCTCGCGGCGGTGGAGTTCATGGTGACCGCGTCGGAGAAGGAGGCGCTGCTGCTGGAGGACAGCCTGGTCAAGGCGCACAGGCCGAAGTACAACATCCGGCTGAAGGACGACAAGACCTTCCTGAGCCTGCGCCTGGACCCGCGCGAGAGGTTCCCCCGCATCACCGTGGTGAGAAAGGTGCGCCGCGACGGCGCCCGGTATTTCGGCCCCTACCACGACTCAAAGGCGGCGCGGCAGATGCTCCGCCAGCTCGGGCGCATCTTCCCCCTGCGCACCTGCTCGGACCATGTGCTGGAGAACCGGGCGCGGCCCTGCATCTACCACGACATGGGCCGCTGCGCCGCCCCCTGCACGGGCCTCATCGCCCCGGAGGCCTACGCGGAACTCGCGGCCCAGGCCGTCCTCGCGCTGGAGGGGCGCGGCGCGGAGCTGGAGCGCCGCCTGCTGGCCGACATCCGCCGCCTCGCGGCGGAGCTCCGCTTCGAGGAGGCCGCCGCGCTGCGCGACCGCCTCGCCGGACTGCGCGGGACGCTGGAGAAGCAGCGCGCCGTCGGCGGCGACGACGACCGCGACGTGTTCGGCGTGCACGCGCGCGACCGCTTCGCGGAAGTCTACGCCCTGTTCTACCGCGGGGGGCGGCTGCTGGGCGGGAAGGCGTGGTCCTTCGAGCGGCACGACCTGCCCCTGGACGGGCTGCTCGGGTCCTTTCTCTGGCAGTATTACGCCACCGCGCCGGTGATCCCCCGCGAGGTGCTGGTGCCGCTGCCGCTGGAGGGGGCGGGCGCGCTGGCGGAGCTGCTGGCGGAGCGCCGCGGCGGCGCCGTGCGCGTGCTGAGGCCGCAGCGGGGCGACAAGGCGGCGCTGGTGGACCTGGCGTCGCGCAACGCGCGCCAGAGCTTCGAGGAGAAGCGGCTGGCCGAGAGCGCCGCCCGGGACACGCTGGAGCTCATCCGCGACACCCTCCATCTCCCCCGCGCCCCGCGCCGCATCGAGTGCTTCGACATCTCGACGCACCAGGGCGACAAGACCGTGGGGTCCATGGCGGTGTTTGAGGACGCCGCGCCCGCGCCCGCGCGCCGCAGGCGCTTCATCGTGCGCACCGTGGAGGGGCAGGACGATTTCGGCGCCCTGCGCGAGGTGCTCACGCGGCGCTACACGCGCGCCCTCGCGGAGGACGACCTGCCGGACCTCGTGCTCATTGACGGCGGGCGCGGCCAGCTCGCCGTGGCCAAGACCGTCCTCGACGACCTCGGCCTGCCCGACCTGCCCTGCGCCTCCATCGCCAAGTCGCGCCCGGAGGACGGCGCGCGGTCGCCCGAGCGCTTCTTCCTGCCCAACCGGAGCAACCCCGTCGTGCCGCCGCAAAACGGCCCCGTGGTGCGCACCCTGGCCCGCCTGCGCGACGAGGCCCACCGCATCGCCATCACCCACCACCGCGCGCGGCGGAAGAAGGAGGCCCTCACCGGGGAGCTGCTGCGGATTCCCGGCATCGGCCCCAAACGCCTGCGGGCGCTGCTGGCCGCGCTCGGATCCCTCTCCGGCGTGCGCGCAGCCTCGCCCGAACAGCTCGCCGCCGTGCCCGGCCTCAACGAGAAACTTGCGCGGCAGGTCTGGGAATGGCTACAACAAACGGGTGTCGGCGGCGTCCCCCGCGCGGACGCCCCGGAAAAGGGAGACCCGTCATGA
- a CDS encoding sugar phosphate isomerase/epimerase, with the protein MSPMNRRAFLARGGAAAAVGMLAGRMAVAQDAPATPQVVIFSKYLQFMDYKTLARTCREIGLDGVDLTVRPGGHVLPENVDRDLTAAVEAIRAEGLSVPMISTNYYDLEGPNVTGVFARAAALGIPFVRVGVRRYDDDGPIAPQAAKFTEDLAALAKLAAESGLTLGYHNHSGWNNFGGPLWDLHQACAAVNSPHFGSNFDTAHTAAEGAFGVWQVNTRLLAPYVKMSSAKDFVWKGAEPEWVRLGQGVVKNVDMYRILRTLGGFSGPVSIHIEYRPKGGGKDGMVEEIRATVPILRGILKEAGYPA; encoded by the coding sequence ATGAGCCCGATGAACCGCAGAGCGTTTCTCGCGCGCGGCGGCGCCGCGGCCGCCGTGGGGATGCTGGCCGGACGCATGGCGGTGGCGCAGGACGCGCCCGCAACCCCGCAGGTGGTGATCTTCTCGAAATACCTCCAGTTCATGGACTACAAGACCCTCGCGCGCACCTGCCGCGAGATCGGGCTGGACGGCGTGGACCTCACCGTGCGCCCGGGCGGCCATGTGCTGCCGGAAAACGTGGACCGCGACCTGACCGCCGCCGTGGAGGCGATCCGCGCCGAGGGCCTGTCGGTGCCCATGATCAGCACCAACTATTACGACCTGGAGGGGCCGAACGTGACCGGCGTGTTCGCGCGCGCCGCCGCCCTCGGCATCCCCTTCGTGCGCGTCGGCGTCCGCCGCTACGATGACGACGGCCCCATCGCGCCGCAGGCCGCGAAGTTCACGGAGGACCTCGCCGCCCTCGCGAAGCTGGCCGCGGAGTCCGGCCTCACCCTGGGCTACCACAACCATTCGGGATGGAACAATTTCGGCGGCCCGCTGTGGGACCTGCACCAGGCCTGCGCGGCCGTCAACAGCCCGCATTTCGGGTCGAACTTCGACACGGCCCACACCGCCGCCGAGGGCGCCTTCGGCGTGTGGCAGGTGAACACGCGGCTCCTGGCCCCCTATGTGAAGATGTCCTCCGCGAAGGACTTCGTGTGGAAGGGCGCCGAGCCCGAATGGGTGCGCCTGGGGCAGGGCGTGGTCAAGAACGTTGACATGTACCGCATCCTGCGGACCCTGGGCGGGTTTTCCGGCCCCGTCTCCATCCACATCGAGTACAGGCCCAAGGGCGGCGGCAAGGACGGCATGGTGGAGGAAATCCGCGCCACCGTGCCCATCCTGCGCGGCATCCTGAAGGAGGCCGGCTACCCGGCGTGA
- a CDS encoding NAD(P)-dependent glycerol-3-phosphate dehydrogenase, protein MNIQVVGAGGWGLALARRLALNGHAVRLWCRGEDDPDRLRATREDPRLLPGVLLPESVEVARDTDPEAEMAVLAVPSHVMRAVAAAMPFSPETVRVSVAKGIENETLLRMNEVIEQAAPGGPVAALSGPSHAEEVGRDLPASLVAASADPAAAEKVQAAFFAPVFRVYTSDDVAGVELGGALKNVIALAAGVCDGLALGDNAKAALMTRGLAEITRLGTACGAQAATFAGLSGMGDLIVTCASRHSRNRRVGEELAKGRRLDDILGGSPMVAEGVRTTKSARALARRLGVDTPITAAVHDLLFGGAEVGAVILDLLTRGPKPEIR, encoded by the coding sequence ATGAACATACAGGTGGTCGGCGCGGGCGGCTGGGGTTTGGCCCTGGCGCGGCGGCTGGCATTGAACGGCCACGCGGTGCGCCTGTGGTGCCGCGGGGAGGACGACCCGGACCGGCTGCGCGCCACCCGGGAGGACCCCCGGCTGCTCCCCGGCGTGCTCCTGCCGGAAAGCGTCGAGGTGGCGCGGGACACGGACCCCGAAGCCGAGATGGCCGTGCTCGCCGTGCCGTCGCACGTCATGCGCGCCGTGGCCGCCGCCATGCCCTTCTCCCCGGAAACGGTCCGCGTCAGCGTGGCCAAGGGCATCGAGAACGAAACGCTCCTGCGGATGAACGAGGTGATCGAACAGGCCGCGCCGGGCGGGCCCGTGGCCGCGCTCAGCGGGCCGAGCCACGCCGAGGAGGTGGGCCGCGACCTGCCCGCGTCACTGGTGGCGGCGAGCGCCGACCCGGCGGCGGCGGAGAAGGTGCAGGCGGCCTTCTTCGCGCCGGTGTTCCGCGTGTACACCAGCGACGACGTCGCGGGCGTGGAGCTGGGCGGCGCGCTGAAGAACGTCATCGCCCTCGCCGCCGGGGTGTGCGACGGGCTGGCCCTGGGCGACAACGCGAAGGCCGCGCTCATGACGCGCGGGCTCGCCGAGATCACGCGGCTGGGCACGGCCTGCGGCGCGCAGGCGGCCACCTTCGCGGGGCTCAGCGGCATGGGCGACCTCATCGTCACCTGCGCCAGCCGCCACTCGCGCAACCGCCGCGTGGGCGAGGAGCTGGCCAAAGGCCGCCGCCTCGACGACATCCTCGGCGGGTCGCCCATGGTCGCCGAGGGCGTCCGCACCACGAAGTCCGCCCGCGCCCTCGCCCGGCGCCTCGGCGTGGACACCCCCATCACCGCCGCCGTCCACGACCTGCTCTTCGGGGGGGCCGAGGTCGGCGCGGTCATCCTCGACCTGCTCACGCGCGGCCCCAAGCCCGAGATCCGGTAG